The genomic region TAGAGGCAAGTGGTCTGCTAACTTCTTAGCCAGGAAGAGAATGGTCAATGAAATGAGTTCATTTTTTCCCGATCGAATGATTTGTCTCCTGATCCCATTCAGAGGTAGAACAAGGACAGAAGGAAAAATTCAATCcacctattgcataatcatttcatcatcatcatcatccatgTATCAAAGCTGCAGATTCAAAATACGATTAGTTTAAAATTTACAAGTCTAGCAACAGCCTTTTTCAAGCAGATGTCCTGGTATATTCCTTCTGATTACATCGTCATTCAGTACTTGTAAATTTGATTCAGTATTTGAGAGCCCCATTTATAAATTTCATCCACCATTTGTATGAATACAACCATAGATGAAATTGGTGATGAGTGACCCTAAATATAGCCATATAGCATACGGAGGGTtaacaaggaaaaaaaaggaaaaagctaaCATTTGGGAATAATGGTATGCTATTGATTCAACATGTTGTATGCTGGTAGATCTTTGATACTGGTAGTGTCCTCTAGGGCAAGCTCACGCTCTAATTGAGCTCTTGTAGACGTCAGAACTTCCTGGAAGGGATGAGGGAGACAGATCAGAAAAAGCACAGATAATGGAGACACAAACCAAAAACTGCCAGCATAGAGTAGTAGAGGTTATTAAAATTTGGAAAGCTGAGAATTACATTAAACTCCATATAAGAAGCACGCTTGGCAAGCCACTGGGCATCCAGCATTCGAAAGGCTACACAGTAGAGGTTATCAAATGCTTTTTCATCTTCTCCAAGAAGTTCCAGAAAACGGGCTCCTGCCTTCGAAGTTGGCATGCCTGCTAGAAAGAATCAACAGACTGCTTAAGatatgttttaaaaatattaaaaatgaaCTGTTTGTCTGACACGTTACCTGATTGTAAATCTAACATCTGTATCAGCATAAATGATATATTAATACCAGCTACGGCAAATGGGTACTCCCATTCAGCTCTTTTCCCTTCTTGCTTCTTTAACAGCATTTGGAAAGAATCCTCCATAAGAAACAACAGAAGGTTAAGGAGATAAGTAATCCATGGCCTCCAGTTTAACATAAACATGAGGGAAGAAAAGGGAATTTAaattaaatgaaaggcatctccaAAGAGAAGGTAGTTACAGGATAGTTGTTGGCAAAGAAGATGAGGTTCTCCAATGATATAAAGCCACCGCCCCTGAGAACAAATAATCAGCACCAATTGTTACCATCAAGTACATTTATTTCGTACACGAGAGATGAGCAAACCTCTGCAAAGTGCTTGGTCATATTACCTAAAATCTGTCGATGGGTCGGAACCTTGCCAACCCATCTCCTTCCACAACTCTGATTTGAGAGGAGGAATCTCTGATTAGGATAAGCCAATCTCCAGAGTTGTTTCAGGGCGTCCTGCAatacaaaatcagcatcggattTATGATTCCATATTAGATTTATTCTCACTTGAAAAGAGGGAAAAGTCCAAAGAACCATCAACTTATCAATGAAAAGGAAATGTCGGAAAAAAAGGAACAAGGTCTCACAACAATGTTCGAGAAATAATACAAGCATGCAATtgataataaattaaaattctgGCAAGAAGATGTACTTGATGTTCCACACGAGAACCATCGAATGGGACCTCCAGTCTCTGCCTCAAATATCTCAGTCTTTCTTCCTACAAGGTTGAGCAGtactaaatcagaaaataatcatTCATAACCAAAAAAACATTACAttatacaaatatttagagGTAGAAAGTTTATTATATGCCAGGAGAGACAATGATAAACTTAATGAAGCTGAAAATAGAACAAAGCATATTAAAATTTATCtaattagccaaaaaaaaagcattGATTGCTTTTCAATCTCCAAATGCCagatattctatttttttctgaGAATATTGACAGATCAACAGAGGTATAGGTCTCTGCCTTATTGATAGAAGCAACTCTCTGGTTAGGGACATGACATCTATATTTATTACTCTGTAAAGCCGACCTCACTTTTCTGGCATAGCTGATGCAGCATGTAGATAAGGAAAGCATAGTCCCAGTGGGGACCAGTGCCTTTTTACAGTCTAAACTCCTCTAACAACTGATATTCTAAATGTACTAACAAAAAAGCAAGCATAATCTATGATTCAGATACGGTCAAAAAACACCAGCCATGTCAGTTGGAGGTTGAAGATAGATGA from Phoenix dactylifera cultivar Barhee BC4 unplaced genomic scaffold, palm_55x_up_171113_PBpolish2nd_filt_p 002200F, whole genome shotgun sequence harbors:
- the LOC120109446 gene encoding LOW QUALITY PROTEIN: ELMO domain-containing protein A-like (The sequence of the model RefSeq protein was modified relative to this genomic sequence to represent the inferred CDS: inserted 1 base in 1 codon); amino-acid sequence: EERLRYLRQRLEVPFDGSRVEHQDALKQLWRLAYPXSEIPPLKSELWKEMGWQGSDPSTDFRGGGFISLENLIFFANNYPDSFQMLLKKQEGKRAEWEYPFAVAGINISFMLIQMLDLQSGMPTSKAGARFLELLGEDEKAFDNLYCVAFRMLDAQWLAKRASYMEFNEVLTSTRAQLERELALEDTTSIKDLPAYNMLNQ